The genome window GCTTTAAAGCATCAAGAAATTCTAGTAAAGCTAATTTAGAAACTTGATTTAATTGATCTTCTCTATTACCGCGAAATCCTATATAAGGAGCGTAAATAAACCACCCTAAGAATATAGGTAACGAGGCCGCAACAATGTAACAATCCGTAACATTAGAATTGATGTTGTCTTTAAATCTAAATTCTAAAATCTTCCGTTCGGCGGCTATGTTTTCGACGTCTATTGACAAGTTAATTCCAACATCATTACTAAAGCACCGATCTTTAGAGTAAAGATTGTATTCGATTAAACGTATCAAATACTTATCAGTATTTCCCACGCGAAAATCTTGATTAGTATTGATTTCTTGGTTGATTAGCTCTGATATCGTCCCATATTCATTCGTAAGGTTTTTGGGTACAAAATGGAAAAGATAGGGGGAATGTTTTGCGAAGGGTTCTTGAGAAAAATTCTTTGGTCTTTCGATTTGATAAGCACCGATTGAATTAAGAGTGAAATACTTCGATGAATCTCCTGTCAAGGCAGGTTTGGCAACGTAAACTCTCATTGCAATACAATTGTAAAGCATTAAAAAAAGCAGTGAAAATGAACACATTTTGACAATAGTCGAAAGTTTGAATGCTCTTTCACTATAATGTTTCGTTTGATAATCCCTAATTAAATAAAACATGATTGACGTATTTGAGTTATTTCTATTCCAATTTATGCTCATAAATTAAAGAAGCTTAGATAACGGTATCAAATTTTTTTTTACAGGTTTTAGTCAAATTTATTTAAGAAATCTATTAAATTTACAAATCACTTATTATAAATGTGGCATGACTTGATCACTCAAAGATTCGAGTGATTAAAGACGTGTAAAAGTTTTTTAGGGGACTATAAAACAAGGGTGGGATTGGACGTACAAACAAAAAACCCCGTCGTTTCCGACAGGGTCTTGTTTCCATTTCGATTGAAAGAGGGTTGATTACGGTCTTACGGAAATCACTTCGTCCTTGTTCACAAGGTTTACGATGTGTTTGTATTCCGGAGAATCTTTTCCGTATTTCAGCTCGGTCGCTCTCAGAAGGTGAACGTTTTTCTTGTAACGGTATTTGAACATCTGATCTTCGGATGCTCCGCCGTATTTCTTAATCATGTTCTCTTCGAAAGCGTAGCAACTTGCCAGATACTTGTGAGCAGGATATTCCTTCTCATTCTCATCGATCTCGATGTAGAGTTCGAGGATGGGGATACACTGTGGAAGATTTTGTAAATCATACTCAGTGAGAATCCAAGATCTATAAGTATCGGAAAGGAGTCTTTTAAACTCTGGTCTTTCTCTCAAGTCCGGGTTTTTAATTTCATCTAAGTGGTTGATCGCCTTAGTGAAATAGTTCAGAGCTTGTTGTTTCGCAACGAGTTTTTCGCGGGAAACGACACGGTCTTCTCTTGCTTTGCGGTCTACTTTTTGCCAGTACCACTTTTCATCGAGACGCTTCTTTTCCGCTTCTTCTTTGCGGTATTGTTCGACGGATTCTCTCATTTTGAGAACCGTGTTTACGCCCGATTGGTAGTTGGATAATGCCAATCTAAATTTGTTGTTAGCGAATGCCTTGGAGAGCTGGTGGAGTTCTTGGAAATTCTTGTCATAGCCCTTAAAGTCAGGGTTCTTCCACAGAGCTTCTTGTTCCTGGATTGCTTTTTTACGACGTTTCTGCTCTTCCGTGAGGTTCTTGTCATCGTCTTCGGGAACCAACTCGCCTTTTAACAGCTCGTCAATTTTTTCTACAGCTTCATTGGCTTGCTGATTACCGCCCTGATTGTTTTGCTGAGCTAAAACAGACAGGTTGAGTCCCAGCACGGCCAGAAGAATGAATATGCTTTTCATCACCTTCATAATGCTCACACCTTTTACTTCTCTTTCAATGGTATTAGGGAAAAGGAACATCCTGTGCCTTCTCTCCTGTATAACTATCGGACTTACAATCCGAGATATAAACTAAGAACGAATTTTTTTTCCGCTTTCTCCCAAATAAGCGACATAAGAGTCGTTTTTCTCGATTTGGGAAGAATCTTTTTCTTTTTTGGTCGGAATTCCGCACCGAAAAAGCACGTTCCTACTTTCTTTTATTCCCCGCATTTTTCCAGCAGATTCTTCTTTTAGAAAAGGTTTTCCTTCAGCCTTTTGGTGAAAAAACTGGAATTAGTCCTATGATTCTCAAAAAATACACCCCGGTTCAAGAAGGCGCTCCCAACTGTCCTCAGTGCGGGGGAGTGGGTTTTTCGCTTACCGAGAACGTTCCCGGAACCAGTTCGGGCGTTCTTACGATCTGTCATTGTATTTCCGAGAATTGTCCCTGCCAAGGCAAACCTCCTTGGAGGGTTTACGACGAAAGCCTCGGCAAGATGATTCCCTGCGTTTGTCATAACGCGAGAATGGAACTCGGTCATCTCGAAACTATATTCAAAAAATCTGGAATTCCCCCCAAATATCGATACAGAACCTTGGATCAAACCGATCACAGCGCCGCGGTGGGAATTTCTTTTACGATCGCTCACAATTGGGCGCATGATCTCGTCCATAAATGGAACGATCCCGGTTTTAAACCGCACGGCTTGTATCTTTGGGGCGGACCGGGAACGGGAAAAACGCTTCTCGCCTGCATTATATTAAACGAACTGATCTTTCGTTATAAAATAAACTGCAAATACGCAAAGATCAACCGCGACTTTCTCAATACTTTACGGGAAACATATCAAAAAGACTCCGAGACACATGGAATGGAAAAGACGATCGAAACGTTGTTTGCGGAAGTCGAAGTATTAGTGTTGGACGATTTCGGAGTTCAAAAAGAATCCGATTGGTCGAACTCCAAGTTATACGACCTCATCGATGCGAGATACGAGCAGGAAAAACTCACGATTCTCACTTCGAACACTTCTCCGGCGGAATGGAAAGACAAAGCGGAAGGAAGAATTTATTCCAGACTTCGGGAGATGACGGAAGAAGTTCATTTGGAATGCGCCGATTATCGGTTGAAACTTTCGGAATCCGGAGGAAGAGGATGAAAGAAGCGTTTCTTTCTTTAGGATCCAATCTAGGAAACCGCGCCGAGTTTTTAAAGATCGCCGTTCGCAAATTGAAGAACACGATCGGAATCGAAGTAATAAAAGAATCGGAACCGTTGAACACGGTGGCTTTGGAAGTTACGGATCAACCGGACTTTC of Leptospira sanjuanensis contains these proteins:
- the fcpA gene encoding flagellar coiling protein FcpA, producing the protein MKVMKSIFILLAVLGLNLSVLAQQNNQGGNQQANEAVEKIDELLKGELVPEDDDKNLTEEQKRRKKAIQEQEALWKNPDFKGYDKNFQELHQLSKAFANNKFRLALSNYQSGVNTVLKMRESVEQYRKEEAEKKRLDEKWYWQKVDRKAREDRVVSREKLVAKQQALNYFTKAINHLDEIKNPDLRERPEFKRLLSDTYRSWILTEYDLQNLPQCIPILELYIEIDENEKEYPAHKYLASCYAFEENMIKKYGGASEDQMFKYRYKKNVHLLRATELKYGKDSPEYKHIVNLVNKDEVISVRP
- the zapE gene encoding AFG1/ZapE family ATPase; the encoded protein is MILKKYTPVQEGAPNCPQCGGVGFSLTENVPGTSSGVLTICHCISENCPCQGKPPWRVYDESLGKMIPCVCHNARMELGHLETIFKKSGIPPKYRYRTLDQTDHSAAVGISFTIAHNWAHDLVHKWNDPGFKPHGLYLWGGPGTGKTLLACIILNELIFRYKINCKYAKINRDFLNTLRETYQKDSETHGMEKTIETLFAEVEVLVLDDFGVQKESDWSNSKLYDLIDARYEQEKLTILTSNTSPAEWKDKAEGRIYSRLREMTEEVHLECADYRLKLSESGGRG